In one Umezawaea sp. Da 62-37 genomic region, the following are encoded:
- a CDS encoding response regulator transcription factor, translated as MGSNRIMQVVVVEDHPIYRDGLVRALGWSHDVQVVAQAATGRDGLEAAREFAPCTMIADYNLPDLTGVQVAAAINRDGIDCRVLIISAVLDGAAVYRALEAGAAGYIGKDANSEEILDAVLRVSAGQTVLPPAVAGGVANQIRLRAGTRGPMLNDREREILRSFAEGLSIPQVARNLFLSNSTIKAHAQKLYEKLGVSDRAAAVAEAMRRGLLE; from the coding sequence GTGGGCAGCAACCGGATCATGCAGGTGGTCGTCGTCGAGGACCACCCCATCTACCGCGATGGGCTGGTTCGGGCGCTGGGCTGGAGCCACGACGTGCAGGTGGTCGCGCAGGCGGCGACCGGCCGCGACGGGCTGGAGGCCGCCAGGGAGTTCGCGCCGTGCACGATGATCGCCGACTACAACCTGCCCGACCTGACCGGGGTGCAGGTCGCGGCGGCCATCAACCGCGACGGGATCGACTGCCGGGTGCTGATCATCTCGGCGGTGCTCGACGGCGCGGCGGTCTACCGCGCGCTGGAGGCGGGCGCGGCGGGGTACATCGGCAAGGACGCCAACAGCGAGGAGATCCTGGACGCCGTGCTGCGGGTGAGCGCGGGGCAGACGGTCCTGCCCCCGGCGGTGGCGGGCGGGGTCGCGAACCAGATCAGGCTCCGGGCGGGCACGAGGGGACCGATGCTCAACGACCGCGAGCGCGAGATCCTGCGCTCGTTCGCCGAGGGGCTCAGCATCCCCCAGGTCGCGAGGAACCTCTTCCTGAGCAACAGCACCATCAAGGCCCACGCGCAGAAGCTCTACGAGAAGCTGGGGGTGTCCGACC
- a CDS encoding PAS domain-containing protein, whose product MEGVGVHGRDVMTAEVLGVFLEHSPAAAFLRDDAGVYLWVNQSYADLYGVEDPRSMVGRDVFAFDPPLLATVYLESDRDVLRTGTALRHTLPLTRRDGTGEATGHRFRVPLPDDRTGVGGIYTDVTELHRTRDEVRRHQARHTSLFERSGVALAVLATSGVLREVNPAFAALVGRTPESATDVPLHDLLGPEGVRALLRPGDRAPVATRIPVGVRLPDGSVRPAVASTTKEPDGLTHVLALQPLTAASGPGATTLSDQEARLLEMLALGVDNATIATRMHLSRQGLDYHIRRLRHRLKALTRVELISRAYAAGVLDPSSWPPRVTAGLRGRSG is encoded by the coding sequence GTGGAGGGAGTCGGTGTGCACGGCCGGGACGTGATGACCGCCGAGGTGCTGGGCGTGTTCCTCGAGCACTCGCCCGCGGCGGCGTTCCTGCGCGACGACGCCGGTGTCTACCTGTGGGTCAACCAGTCCTACGCGGACCTGTACGGGGTCGAGGACCCGCGCTCGATGGTGGGGCGGGACGTGTTCGCGTTCGACCCCCCGCTGCTCGCGACCGTGTACCTGGAATCGGATCGGGACGTGCTGCGCACGGGTACCGCGCTGCGGCACACGCTGCCGCTGACCCGCCGCGACGGCACCGGTGAGGCGACGGGCCACCGGTTCCGCGTCCCGCTGCCCGACGACCGCACGGGCGTCGGCGGCATCTACACCGACGTCACCGAGCTGCACCGGACGCGCGACGAGGTGCGCCGCCACCAGGCGAGGCACACGTCGTTGTTCGAGCGCAGCGGGGTGGCGCTCGCCGTGCTCGCGACCAGCGGTGTGCTCAGGGAGGTGAACCCGGCGTTCGCGGCGCTGGTCGGGCGCACCCCGGAGTCGGCGACCGACGTCCCGCTGCACGACCTGCTCGGGCCGGAGGGCGTGCGCGCGCTGCTCCGGCCGGGCGACCGCGCCCCGGTCGCCACCCGGATCCCGGTGGGCGTGCGCCTGCCAGACGGTTCGGTGCGCCCGGCGGTGGCGAGCACCACGAAGGAGCCCGACGGGCTGACCCACGTGCTCGCGCTCCAGCCGTTGACCGCCGCGTCCGGCCCCGGTGCGACCACCCTGTCGGACCAGGAGGCCCGGCTCCTCGAGATGCTCGCGCTCGGGGTGGACAACGCGACCATCGCCACCAGGATGCACCTGTCGCGGCAGGGCCTCGACTACCACATCCGCAGGCTGCGCCACCGGCTGAAGGCGCTGACGAGGGTGGAGCTGATCTCCCGCGCGTACGCCGCCGGGGTGCTGGACCCGTCTTCGTGGCCGCCCAGGGTCACCGCCGGTCTGCGCGGCCGCTCCGGCTGA
- a CDS encoding zinc ribbon domain-containing protein: MIVCRKCGFKNVTDDTFCGSCGTFLEWTGEKVERKVAPAIAEEVEAEVAKPRKGLMAKLQDIIYSDVGDRDPVERAAKPGLGGGGGLGGAARPGGLPSPPGGGGLPKPSGLGGGLPGAPPGGGLPKPPGLGGLPKPSGLGGGLPGAPPGGGLPKPPGLGGLPKPPGLGGLPKPPGLGGLPKPPGLGGLPAPSGLGGLPKPPGLGDSPAFGAPPRPPGLSGLSRPPLPPKPPSDEDDDEDFDPPRTAGSPSALVPAGAGGAPKLPPPPGLGGLAGPPGALGKGKGDDDLDDDLDDLDDDEDDLDDDFDDDFDDEDDDEDEDDPVPAKPAPPRTDPSALVAPLSAPAAALSTVAPATRSAVLSASTAGLPEAVAPQASKKKTRTITKTAPSRRFEEGDLVCGECGEGNPPTRKFCSRCGTSLSTAEIVKLAWWRRIFRSRKRNRVLDAGKRPGRDGVKARKGFSFRAAFVAVRRVVVVALVLATVAYGFIPQFRTEVDRRAVAGKQAAVGWFTPTYDPIRPIAVSATSELEGSPALSVSDGATNTAWAAEATAPDPALVMTFDRPVDFVRAIVHNGQENDFATEDRARLVHIVYSTGKTEDVTLKDAPDAQEVELKEGKGATSVELHVQQLYPAVRGTKVVISEIELFVKR; encoded by the coding sequence ATGATCGTCTGTCGTAAGTGCGGCTTCAAGAACGTCACCGACGACACCTTCTGCGGGTCCTGCGGGACCTTCCTGGAGTGGACCGGCGAGAAGGTGGAGCGCAAGGTCGCCCCCGCCATCGCCGAGGAGGTCGAGGCGGAGGTCGCCAAGCCCCGCAAGGGCTTGATGGCCAAGTTGCAGGACATCATCTACAGCGACGTCGGGGACCGTGATCCCGTGGAGCGGGCCGCGAAGCCCGGTCTCGGGGGCGGCGGTGGGCTGGGAGGAGCCGCCCGACCGGGAGGACTGCCGTCCCCGCCCGGTGGAGGCGGTCTGCCCAAACCGTCGGGACTCGGCGGCGGTCTGCCCGGCGCTCCGCCCGGTGGCGGACTGCCGAAGCCGCCCGGCCTCGGGGGGCTGCCCAAACCGTCGGGACTCGGCGGCGGTCTGCCCGGCGCTCCGCCCGGTGGCGGACTGCCGAAGCCGCCCGGCCTCGGGGGGCTGCCCAAGCCACCGGGACTCGGTGGACTGCCCAAGCCGCCCGGTCTCGGCGGGCTGCCGAAACCGCCGGGACTCGGCGGGCTGCCCGCGCCGTCGGGGCTCGGTGGACTGCCGAAGCCCCCTGGGCTCGGCGATTCGCCCGCGTTCGGCGCTCCTCCGAGGCCACCCGGTCTCAGCGGCCTCTCCAGGCCGCCGTTGCCCCCGAAGCCGCCTTCCGACGAGGACGACGACGAGGACTTCGACCCGCCGAGAACGGCGGGATCGCCCAGCGCCCTCGTGCCGGCGGGTGCGGGCGGGGCGCCGAAGCTCCCCCCGCCTCCCGGCCTCGGTGGCCTGGCCGGACCGCCCGGCGCCCTTGGCAAGGGGAAGGGCGACGACGACCTGGACGACGACCTCGACGACTTGGACGACGACGAGGACGACCTGGACGACGACTTCGACGACGACTTCGATGACGAGGACGACGACGAGGACGAGGACGACCCCGTCCCGGCGAAACCCGCCCCGCCGCGGACGGATCCGTCGGCGCTCGTCGCTCCGCTGTCCGCACCCGCCGCGGCTCTGAGCACCGTCGCGCCGGCGACCCGGAGCGCGGTGCTGTCGGCGTCGACCGCAGGCCTTCCCGAGGCCGTCGCACCGCAGGCGTCGAAGAAGAAGACCAGGACCATCACCAAGACGGCGCCGAGCCGTCGTTTCGAAGAGGGCGACCTGGTCTGCGGGGAGTGCGGCGAGGGCAACCCGCCCACGCGCAAGTTCTGCAGCCGGTGCGGCACGTCGCTGAGCACCGCCGAGATCGTCAAGCTGGCCTGGTGGCGGCGGATCTTCCGCTCCCGCAAGCGCAACCGCGTGCTGGACGCGGGCAAGCGCCCCGGCCGCGACGGGGTGAAGGCCAGGAAGGGGTTCTCCTTCCGCGCGGCGTTCGTGGCGGTGCGCCGGGTCGTCGTCGTCGCGCTGGTGCTGGCGACCGTGGCCTACGGGTTCATCCCCCAGTTCCGCACGGAGGTCGACCGGAGGGCCGTCGCGGGCAAGCAGGCCGCGGTCGGCTGGTTCACGCCGACCTACGACCCGATCCGGCCGATCGCGGTGTCCGCGACGAGCGAACTGGAGGGCTCACCCGCCCTGTCGGTGAGCGACGGCGCCACGAACACGGCCTGGGCCGCCGAGGCCACGGCCCCCGATCCCGCCCTCGTGATGACGTTCGACCGCCCGGTCGACTTCGTGCGCGCGATCGTCCACAACGGACAGGAGAACGACTTCGCCACCGAGGACCGGGCCCGTCTGGTGCACATCGTCTACTCGACCGGGAAGACCGAGGACGTGACCCTGAAGGACGCTCCGGACGCCCAGGAGGTCGAGCTCAAGGAGGGCAAGGGCGCGACGTCGGTGGAGCTGCACGTGCAGCAGCTCTACCCGGCCGTCCGCGGGACCAAGGTGGTCATCAGCGAGATCGAGCTGTTCGTCAAGCGCTGA